In a single window of the Scyliorhinus canicula chromosome 1, sScyCan1.1, whole genome shotgun sequence genome:
- the LOC119968671 gene encoding zona pellucida-binding protein 1-like: MEKKSPLAPTLKCLIVCGLILNALLAISGSTLEILQQQDRPSQHNSAKGKVVGSDDGPVKVYIKLHESSPRILCTTPQLRNMELMDPIFNWKGPQGIKLTEKTDVHISLTGTLTIRNFDKGLSGVYMCSIFFYNPGTKSLQSLNLKYFLYAYRDPNYSYEFQAQYHAADCHNSYNSLFLKRLHTALNQLVSDLAYTISLHKSECHSLKVPLAGIQYELFLTLKVHLDVEALDAICENEQEECDHNVRLEKVRHRVEAFFFKQAETYHQIIGLLPAIYYIDGTLQVIRVDRCRPGYGKDRKRHPKCAECCVICSPGTYNGGHHVNCLTCSDAIHYGETDCEIELNI; the protein is encoded by the coding sequence ATGGAGAAGAAATCCCCACTGGCTCCCACCCTCAAATGCCTCATTGTGTGTGGGCTGATTTTGAACGCCCTGCTCGCAATTTCGGGCAGCACCCTCGAGATCTTGCAGCAGCAGGATCGTCCTTCCCAGCACAACTCCGCAAAAGGCAAAGTGGTGGGCTCGGATGATGGTCCTGTGAAAGTCTACATCAAATTGCACGAGAGCAGCCCACGGATCCTTTGTACAACACCACAGCTCAGGAACATGGAGCTAATGGATCCCATTTTCAATTGGAAAGGACCGCAGGGGATAAAGCTCACAGAAAAAACAGATGTACATATATCGTTGACCGGCACCCTGACCATCAGAAACTTCGACAAGGGACTATCAGGGGTTTACATGTGCAGCATTTTCTTCTACAATCCTGGCACTAAGTCTTTGCAATCCCTCAATCTTAAGTATTTCTTGTACGCATACCGTGACCCTAACTACTCCTATGAATTTCAGGCCCAGTATCACGCAGCTGATTGCCACAATTCATACAACAGTCTGTTCTTAAAAAGGTTGCACACAGCATTAAACCAGCTGGTCTCGGACTTGGCCTATACGATTAGTCTTCACAAGTCAGAATGCCACTCGCTGAAGGTGCCTTTAGCGGGCATACAGTACGAGCTCTTCCTCACGCTTAAAGTGCACctggacgtggaagcattggacgCGATCTGCGAAAACGAACAAGAGGAGTGCGATCACAATGTCCGGCTCGAGAAGGTGCGCCACCGGGTGGAGGCCTTCTTCTTCAAGCAAGCGGAGACATACCACCAGATCATCGGCCTGCTGCCCGCCATCTACTACATTGATGGCACGCTGCAGGTGATCCGGGTCGATCGCTGCAGGCCCGGCTACGGAAAGGACCGTAAGAGGCACCCAAAGTGCGCAGAGTGCTGCGTGATCTGTAGCCCAGGGACGTACAATGGTGGCCATCATGTGAACTGCTTGACCTGCAGTGATGCTATCCACTATGGAGAAACAGACTGTGAAATTGA